The Streptomyces sp. NBC_00670 genome window below encodes:
- a CDS encoding RrF2 family transcriptional regulator: MHISAKADYATRALLELAREPSRPLTCEAIASSQQIPFRFLKSVVGELRRAGLVRSQRGCEGGYWLGRPAGDITLLDVTHAVDGELLTLRGEPLTGLDYPGPAAGLPGVWRRIEDEAAALLRATTLTSLLPESGGATEKGAA, translated from the coding sequence ATGCATATCTCCGCGAAGGCGGACTACGCCACGCGGGCCCTGCTGGAGCTCGCCCGCGAACCTTCCCGCCCCCTGACGTGCGAGGCCATCGCCTCCTCGCAGCAGATCCCGTTCCGCTTCCTGAAGTCCGTCGTGGGCGAGTTGCGCAGGGCCGGTCTGGTCCGCAGCCAGCGCGGCTGCGAGGGCGGGTACTGGCTCGGCCGGCCCGCCGGCGACATCACGCTCCTCGACGTCACGCACGCCGTGGACGGGGAGTTGCTCACCCTCCGGGGCGAGCCGCTGACCGGGCTCGACTACCCGGGACCCGCCGCCGGGCTGCCCGGGGTGTGGCGCCGGATCGAGGACGAGGCCGCCGCCCTGCTGCGCGCCACGACGCTCACCTCGCTGCTGCCCGAAAGCGGCGGCGCCACCGAGAAGGGAGCCGCATGA
- a CDS encoding DsbA family oxidoreductase encodes MTEAAGRAPAEGRGRAPAEGAGRTPADAVSRTTPAETVEVVEYTDPLCPWAWGSEPVLRRLRAALDGRVRWRRVYCILFDHDDDPAPDPAAETRWYARYVEDIARHTHAPRPFRLRRVAASSWPASLVAKAAEAQGHEVADRVLRRLRETVFVLGEPADSPALALAAVRGVPGLDPERLAADAASDAVRDGVRADHAEARRPVPQVLSADGGSPHPGAAKETPDGGHRYALPTLLVRSAGTLRAVPGWRPYEEYARAVEAVRPGLPADPAPLPAEAALARYRSLTGPERALLTSGAWPPAGAVRIDTAGGPLWLHPDEAATHQATHPATRPAPPPGP; translated from the coding sequence ATGACCGAAGCGGCGGGCCGCGCACCGGCCGAGGGGAGGGGCCGCGCGCCGGCCGAGGGCGCGGGCCGTACACCGGCCGATGCGGTGAGCCGTACGACACCGGCCGAGACGGTCGAAGTCGTCGAGTACACCGACCCGTTGTGTCCGTGGGCCTGGGGTTCGGAGCCCGTGCTGCGCAGGCTGCGCGCGGCACTCGACGGCCGGGTCCGCTGGCGTCGCGTGTACTGCATCCTGTTCGACCACGACGACGACCCCGCCCCCGACCCGGCCGCGGAGACCCGCTGGTACGCGCGCTACGTCGAGGACATCGCCCGGCACACCCACGCGCCCCGGCCGTTCCGGCTGCGCCGGGTGGCGGCGAGCTCCTGGCCCGCCTCGCTCGTCGCCAAGGCGGCCGAGGCGCAGGGCCACGAGGTCGCCGACCGGGTGCTGCGGCGGCTGCGCGAGACCGTCTTCGTCCTCGGCGAGCCCGCCGACTCCCCCGCCCTGGCCCTCGCGGCGGTGCGGGGCGTGCCGGGCCTGGACCCGGAGCGGCTCGCCGCCGACGCGGCCTCCGACGCCGTACGGGACGGGGTGCGCGCCGACCACGCGGAGGCCCGCCGGCCGGTACCCCAGGTACTGTCCGCCGACGGCGGCTCCCCGCACCCCGGCGCCGCCAAGGAGACCCCGGACGGCGGGCACCGCTACGCGCTGCCCACACTGCTCGTCCGTTCCGCGGGCACCCTGCGAGCGGTGCCCGGTTGGCGGCCGTACGAGGAGTACGCCCGCGCCGTCGAGGCAGTGCGGCCGGGGCTCCCGGCGGACCCCGCGCCCCTGCCGGCCGAAGCCGCCCTCGCCCGGTACCGCAGTCTGACCGGACCGGAGCGCGCGCTGCTGACGAGCGGGGCGTGGCCGCCTGCGGGGGCCGTGCGGATCGACACCGCCGGGGGACCGCTGTGGCTCCATCCGGACGAGGCGGCGACCCACCAGGCCACCCACCCGGCCACCCGCCCCGCTCCCCCGCCGGGCCCCTGA